AAGGTGGTGTTCTCGGGGAGGAAGTCCTTGAGGTACAGGAAGGTGACGACGTTGTTGGTGTTGTTCTTGGCAATCACCGTGTAGCGCAGCACGTCCTGGGGCTCGGCCGGGATGTTGGTGGGCGTCGAGCCGAAGAGCGGCGCGGCCGGGCAGACGTTGGTCTTGCCGCAGGCGTCCACGAACTTCTTGATGTCCAGCGCGCCGGTGCTGGTGACGCGCAGCGTGTCGTTGTTGTCGGCGGCCACCGCGCCCGTGCTTCCAGAGGTCACCGTGTTGGTGATGGGCAGGGTGGTGTTCGGCGTGGAGGCGGCGCCGGCCGGGATGTTGATCACGGCGATCAGCTTGGCTTCGGCGCCGGGGGCGAGGGCCCCGGTGCTCGTCACGGGGCCGGCGGCCAATTCCGCGGGATCCAGCACGCCGTCGTTGTCGGCGTCGACGTAGTACTGCACGGGCACCAGCTGCGTGCCGCCGGCGGCGAGGGGCACGGTCACGCTGCCGCTCAGGGTGAAGGTGTCACTGGTGTTGCCGGCGTTGTACACGTCCAGCGGGTAGGTGACGGTGCTTCCCGGGGCCCCGACCAGCTGGGTGACGGGGTTGGGGGAGGTGCCGGGCTGCGTGGTGCGCTCACCGAACTGAACGCCGGACAGCAGGACGTTGTCACTGGTGGTGTTCACGAAGCTCGGGTCGTTGCTGGAGCGGGCCGTGATCAGCACTGAGGGAATGGTGGTCGGGGCGTCGGGCATGGCGCCGGCGGGCACGGTCACCTTCACCTGGAAGGTCTTGAACGCGGCCAGGCCGTTCGGGGCCAGCACGCCGGTGTCGAGCACACCGTCACTGTCGCTGTCGGTTAGGCCAACCAGTTCGACGGTGGTACCAAGCGGGAAGCCGGCAGCGTCCAATTGGGCCGGGGTGGGCAGGGTGATGTCGAAGACGTCGTCGCGGTTGCCGGTGTTCTTCACCGTCTGGGTGAAAGTGATGACCTGGGCAGCGGCGCTGTAGGGCAGGGTGGCACTCTGGCTGTCGCCGCTGTAGGTGATGGTGCGGCCTTCGGGGCTCTGGTAGGGCGTGACGGCCGTGGTGGTGTTGTCGACGGTCCCGTCGGCGTTGCTGTCGTCACGCGGGCCGATCAGGCCGGAGTCGTTGCGGCTCACGGTGGTCTGGTTGTAGTTGTTGTCGTCGGCGGTGGTGGCCTTGGCGCCGGCCACGATGGGGTTGGTGCCCAGGGTCTGGCCGTCGGTGGCGGCTGTGGGCACGGTGTACGTGGCGAAGAAGAACACCGTGGAGCCGTCGTTGCCGGTGGTGTTGGGATCGTCGGCGGCCACGGACGCGATCGAGGTGATGGGCGCAGAAGCGCTCATTTCGGCGGGGGTCAGGACGCCGTCGCTGTTCGTGTCGGCACTGGCCGGGTAGTACGCCACGTTCGTGGGCGCCGAGGTACCGAAGACCGTCTGGGGCTGCAGGGTGTAGGTGTCGGCGACGTTGCCGGTGTTGGTCAGGGTGTAGCGGAACGACACGACGTCGCCGGGGCGGGCGCTGATGGTACCGGCGGGCGTGAAGGTGGTGCCGCCGGGGGTGCCGCTGGAGTTCTGGCCGTTGAGCAGGACGGAGAAGCTGGGCACTTCCTGCACCGTGGTGATGACCGTGTTGGACTTCGCTTCGGGCTGGGCGGCGCCGGTCGCGTCGCCGTAGGTGGCCGTCGCGGTGTTGGTGATCTGGGTGCCTGCGAGCGTACCGGCGCCGAGGGCGTTGGCGGACAGGAGAGCGACGGTCAGGGCCGCCAGGGACAGGGTGTTCTTCACAAATTCCTCCGTTATTTGACCGTGACGCGGAAGCTGAGCTTCAGCGATTCGTCTGGTTTGATGGCGCCCACGACCCAGCGGACGCCGGTGTACTCGTTGGGCTGGACGGTGACTTCCTTCTGAACGGACTTGCCGTTCTCCGTCACCGTGACCTTGCGTTTCAGGGGTGCCTCGGCGAAGGTCTTGCCGTCGACCGTGAAGAGCGTCGTGACCGCAGCGTTGCGGGTGGCGTCCCCGGCGTAGGTGGTGCCGCGCGGCACCGGAAGGTTGATGGCGGCGCCGCGCAGGACGCCCCGGGTGGTGTTGCGGGCCGTGACCTCTTCCAGCAGCAGGTCGCCGGGTTTGATGCTCTTGGGCATGTCCAGGCGCTGCTCGGTGACCTTGCCGTCTTTCTGTACGCGGACGATCAGGTCCTGAACGAGGGTCAGGGAAAGGGGAGCCTGGGTGGCCGCGTAAGCGGTCCCGAGCAGGGTGGTCAGCAGAAGCACGGTGCGGTTCACAGTGGGCCTCCTTGGACAGGCAGACAACGACAGTGCACTGAGACAGTCAGCAGTGCAGCCGGGAGTGGTGAGCGTTGGGCAGGGGGGCGATCTCTGAGCCCGTTCAGGTTAGGAAATGGGCCTTTACGCCGCTCTTACCTGTGTGGGTGGTGGTTTTCCGCGTGAATGTCCCCACCTTCATCTACATGAAGGTGGGCGCTCCGGACCGTTCTCCGGGCCCGACTCCTGCTGTTGCGACTCGCGAAAAGGCCGACCTGGCCGATGTTTTATCGATTTCCCGATCTGGCCTGTAATGGCATGACTCTGCCCCGTCTCCTGACTTTGGTCAGGACCACTGTTCAGGAGCCAGCTGCACAGGTTCACACAGGGCAGTGCCGCTATTCAGGTAGATGAAGGTCCGACTCTTCAGGTAGATGAAGGATCGACGTGCAGGGTGTATCCCGCCCCACGGACCGACCGGACTTCCACCGCGCTGGTCACCCGGGCCAGTTTGCGGCGGAGGTTGCCCACATGCACGTCGAGGGCGTTGCTGGCACCCGCTGAGCCTTGCCGGGTGGCCTGCGCCAGAACGTCTCGCGACACCACCTGGCCGGGCGCCGAGGCGAGCTCGGTGAGGACGGCCAGTTCCGTGGGACTGAGCGGGAGCGTGTGCGGGCCAACCATGGCGCGCTGCGCCTCGCGCTCGATCCTCAGAAGGCCGCGGTGCACGGTGTCGCCCGCCTGGACATCGCCCTTCGGCTGCGGCTTCTTGCCAGCCGCGGCGTCGAGCATCCCGACCATCTGCCTGCGGCAGTGGGCGCGGGCCAGTCGCCAGGCATCCTCGGCACTGACCACCTCAGGCGACGTGCACGCGGAGCCACAGGCGAGATCCACTGCCGGAAACCCGGCAGAGCGCGCCGCGTCCCTCGCGTGCCCCATTCCCGCCTGAACGGACGCCGTCCAGTCGGGCAGCTGCTCAGGAGCCGTGTTCAGGGCCGCGAAGACCCCGCCGCCCAGCCGGAACAGCCGGGTCTGGGGGGGCAGGGCACGTTCCAGGGCGGCGGCCAGCTCCCTGAGCAGCTGGTCACCCTGCTCCGCGCCCTGCCTCAGGTCCGTTTCCTGAAGACCGCGCACCATCACGCAGCACACCCCGGCCTGCTGCCCGGACGCCTGCGTCAGCCCCGCAAAGAAGGCCCCATCGGTGGGGAGTCCGGTCACCCGGTCGACCCCCGCTGTTCCCTGCCCCCGCTCGATGGCCTCCGCGGTGTACAGGGCGTGCCTCACGACGCCGGACGCCGACTCCAGCAGGTCACGGTCCGCCGCCCGCCAAGGCTCGGCGCTCCGGACGCGCCCGAAGATCATCACGAATTCCCGCTCCTGGTACGACCCCAGCGGCACCATCGCGACGCCCTGGAGTCCGGCCGAGATCAGGGTGGGGGCCGCGTCCGGATGCTCGCGGTACCGTTCCACGTACACGGCCCTGGGGGACGACACCGCGGCCCAGATCAGGCCCGTCGGCCGGACCAGCCGGCCGGGTACGGCAGCGCCGAAGGTTTCCCCCACGCCCGGCCGGGCCCAGGCCGCCAGATGACAGGCCTCGTCCCCCTGGACGGCGACCAGGGCCGCCCAGTCGGTATCGGTGGTGTGCGCGACCAGGGCCATGGCCTGCGCCGCGACGTCCTCCACCGGCAGGTCCACCAGCTGCAACAGGGCGTTGACGCCCAGGAGGGTGTCGCTGTACGTCTGGGTGTCCCGCAGCGCTCGGACCAGTGAGGCATTGGCGCTGGCTTCCCGCTCCAGTTCCATGGTGCGGAAACGCAGCTCCAGTTCGTCCACCACCAGGGCCGCGAGGTCCTCCAGGGTCTGACGTTCGATCGGGGTCAGGCCCAGTCGCGGCCGACTGTCGATCACGCAGAGGGTTCCCAGGATGTGGCCGTCCGGGGTGATCAGGGGCGCCCCGGCGTAGAAACGGATGTGGGGGCTGTGGGTGACCAGGGGATTGTGCGCAAAGCGTTCGTCCTGGGTCGCGTCGGGAATCACCAGCACTTCCGGGCTGTGAAGGGCGTAGGCGCAGAACGACACGGAACGGTCATCCTGCCGCTTGTTCTGACCCACGCAGGCCTTGTAGAACTGCCGCGTCTCGTCCACCAGCGAAATCATGGAGATCGGCACGTCAAACAGCCGGGCTGCCAGGTTGACCAGCCGGTCGAAGGCGGCCTCCGGCAGCGTGTCGAGGATCTGGTAACGCGCCAGGGCCTCCAGGCGGGCGTATTCGGCATCGACGTGCGCGGACATCACCGCACACTGTAGGGGCTGGCTGTGGCTGCGCCCATGTAAAACACAACGCGTCAGCGAAAAAGTCGCCGGCTGAGCGTCCCTGCCCGCCGGACGCCAGCGCGCAGGTCACTGCGGGCACCACGGTGCCCAGCACCAGGATCCGGAT
This is a stretch of genomic DNA from Deinococcus ficus. It encodes these proteins:
- a CDS encoding DUF11 domain-containing protein, with product MKNTLSLAALTVALLSANALGAGTLAGTQITNTATATYGDATGAAQPEAKSNTVITTVQEVPSFSVLLNGQNSSGTPGGTTFTPAGTISARPGDVVSFRYTLTNTGNVADTYTLQPQTVFGTSAPTNVAYYPASADTNSDGVLTPAEMSASAPITSIASVAADDPNTTGNDGSTVFFFATYTVPTAATDGQTLGTNPIVAGAKATTADDNNYNQTTVSRNDSGLIGPRDDSNADGTVDNTTTAVTPYQSPEGRTITYSGDSQSATLPYSAAAQVITFTQTVKNTGNRDDVFDITLPTPAQLDAAGFPLGTTVELVGLTDSDSDGVLDTGVLAPNGLAAFKTFQVKVTVPAGAMPDAPTTIPSVLITARSSNDPSFVNTTSDNVLLSGVQFGERTTQPGTSPNPVTQLVGAPGSTVTYPLDVYNAGNTSDTFTLSGSVTVPLAAGGTQLVPVQYYVDADNDGVLDPAELAAGPVTSTGALAPGAEAKLIAVINIPAGAASTPNTTLPITNTVTSGSTGAVAADNNDTLRVTSTGALDIKKFVDACGKTNVCPAAPLFGSTPTNIPAEPQDVLRYTVIAKNNTNNVVTFLYLKDFLPENTTFVSISGAYSGTGTINYRVDGGAWSTTAPTALTAGQIVEIAVDTNSDGSINLSDTIGVGSELKMDFRVKIN
- a CDS encoding GAF domain-containing protein, which encodes MSAHVDAEYARLEALARYQILDTLPEAAFDRLVNLAARLFDVPISMISLVDETRQFYKACVGQNKRQDDRSVSFCAYALHSPEVLVIPDATQDERFAHNPLVTHSPHIRFYAGAPLITPDGHILGTLCVIDSRPRLGLTPIERQTLEDLAALVVDELELRFRTMELEREASANASLVRALRDTQTYSDTLLGVNALLQLVDLPVEDVAAQAMALVAHTTDTDWAALVAVQGDEACHLAAWARPGVGETFGAAVPGRLVRPTGLIWAAVSSPRAVYVERYREHPDAAPTLISAGLQGVAMVPLGSYQEREFVMIFGRVRSAEPWRAADRDLLESASGVVRHALYTAEAIERGQGTAGVDRVTGLPTDGAFFAGLTQASGQQAGVCCVMVRGLQETDLRQGAEQGDQLLRELAAALERALPPQTRLFRLGGGVFAALNTAPEQLPDWTASVQAGMGHARDAARSAGFPAVDLACGSACTSPEVVSAEDAWRLARAHCRRQMVGMLDAAAGKKPQPKGDVQAGDTVHRGLLRIEREAQRAMVGPHTLPLSPTELAVLTELASAPGQVVSRDVLAQATRQGSAGASNALDVHVGNLRRKLARVTSAVEVRSVRGAGYTLHVDPSST